The following are encoded in a window of Camarhynchus parvulus unplaced genomic scaffold, STF_HiC, whole genome shotgun sequence genomic DNA:
- the LOC115916977 gene encoding zinc finger protein 586-like: MVHTGECGKGFSHRSTLVTHQRIHTRERPYETCPECQKTFRTSSDLLRHQRIHTKERPFRCPECGKGFKRNSHLIIHQRIHTGERPYECPICGKRFQTSANLRQHERIHMEERPFHCPNCGKGFKQKFSLIRHQRIHTGERRYECPTCGRSFTQSSDLIRHQQSHQ, encoded by the coding sequence ATGGTCCACActggggaatgtgggaagggcttcagccACAGATCCACCCTTGTCACCCACCAACGCATCCACACCAGAGAGAGGCCCTACGAAACGTGTCCCGAGTGCCAGAAGACGTTTCGGACCAGCTCCGATCTCCTCAGGCATCAGCGCATTCACACCAAAGAGAGGCCCTTCCGCTGCCCTGAGtgcgggaagggcttcaagcGCAACTCCCACCTCATCATCCACcagcgcatccacactggggagaggccctatgAGTGCCCCATATGTGGGAAAAGGTTTCAGACCAGCGCAAACCTCCGCCAGCATGAGCGCATTCACATggaggagaggcccttccacTGCCCCAACTGTGGGAAAGGATTCAAGCAAAAGTTCAGCCTCATCAGGCACcagcgcatccacactggggagaggcgCTACGAATGCCCCACATGTGGGAGGAGTTTCACCCAGAGCTCTGACTTGATCAGACACCAACAGAGCCACCAGTAA